The following coding sequences lie in one Actinomyces capricornis genomic window:
- a CDS encoding IS3 family transposase, with amino-acid sequence MGDITYIRTWEGFVYLATILDCATKKVVGYAMADHMRTSLVCEAIDMAVRNCPIIRGETIFHSDRGSQYTSEQFSAHLNRYGIRASVGRTGVCWDNAWAESFNATLKNERAHRMVYPTRKKTMNDIASWIELTYNHTRLHSALGYRTPNEVERQLLGHQKAA; translated from the coding sequence GTGGGGGACATCACCTATATCCGCACCTGGGAGGGATTCGTCTACCTGGCCACCATCCTGGACTGCGCCACAAAGAAAGTCGTTGGCTATGCGATGGCGGATCACATGAGAACCTCCCTGGTATGCGAGGCCATCGATATGGCCGTGCGCAACTGCCCTATTATCCGAGGTGAGACGATCTTCCACTCCGACCGGGGCTCTCAATACACCTCCGAGCAGTTCTCGGCACATCTGAACAGGTATGGCATCCGGGCCTCGGTAGGGCGGACCGGGGTGTGCTGGGATAACGCCTGGGCAGAGTCCTTCAATGCCACACTCAAGAACGAGAGGGCCCACCGCATGGTCTACCCCACACGCAAGAAAACCATGAACGATATTGCCTCATGGATCGAGCTGACCTACAATCACACCCGCCTGCACTCAGCCCTGGGATACCGCACACCCAACGAGGTCGAACGCCAACTCCTGGGACACCAGAAAGCAGCCTGA
- a CDS encoding helix-turn-helix domain-containing protein, with protein sequence MPRKPKPLEPLDLAVIAILVGRQEEVGLSQRRLSRTTGMSLNRVGIILRAEGPAPTVGELDALAGALGVQGSEVLRRAEGQVAGTP encoded by the coding sequence ATGCCTCGTAAGCCCAAGCCCTTGGAGCCCCTCGACCTCGCAGTGATCGCGATCCTCGTTGGACGCCAGGAGGAGGTGGGCCTGTCCCAGCGCCGGCTCTCGCGCACCACCGGCATGTCCCTCAACCGCGTCGGCATCATCCTGCGCGCCGAGGGGCCCGCCCCCACCGTCGGGGAGCTCGACGCCCTGGCCGGCGCCCTGGGCGTGCAGGGATCCGAGGTTCTCAGGCGGGCCGAGGGCCAGGTCGCCGGCACCCCTTGA
- a CDS encoding helix-turn-helix domain-containing protein, with translation MTVTPFRYAMDEAILSEVRAAIRQSRVPLKDLARDAGVSSSAVHRTVIGSAALSVGELSAIAGALGTTGAELMERAEQSLSGPCSRHPRHRGAAPRLPGPSRGGAP, from the coding sequence ATGACAGTGACCCCATTTCGGTACGCCATGGATGAGGCGATCCTCTCCGAGGTCCGCGCAGCGATCCGCCAGTCCAGGGTGCCGCTCAAGGACCTGGCCCGCGACGCGGGCGTGAGCTCCAGTGCCGTCCACCGCACGGTGATCGGGAGCGCCGCCCTGTCGGTGGGCGAGCTCAGCGCCATCGCCGGCGCCCTGGGGACCACCGGGGCTGAGCTGATGGAGCGGGCCGAGCAGTCCCTGTCCGGGCCCTGCTCCCGCCATCCCCGGCACCGCGGAGCCGCCCCACGGCTACCAGGCCCGTCGCGGGGCGGTGCCCCATGA
- a CDS encoding collagen-like protein — protein sequence MTKKIETAAAEARAPYGRVTGRWVDPMGRPATGEVTFTPSPSYVALAQAHGQAGVVQPVTVPLDSHGAVSVDVVAPGPGVVPAGQWTYTVVVRVTGLGSRTMHVLVPQGGSVDLADVVGDAESGARCHSDALQAGSSREGRRLESLEARVEELAKERPAGDLSGYLRTEVAQATYATRAALEEAVRAARSVGPVGPAGPRGPEGRAGQAGPRGAQGERGQTGPAGPAGPAGPRGAVGPAGPAGQAGPQGPAGARGPAGVGVLVLDLEAPVPADTAEGTLIIRRAA from the coding sequence ATGACCAAGAAGATCGAGACCGCTGCGGCGGAGGCCCGCGCCCCCTACGGGCGAGTGACGGGCCGATGGGTCGACCCCATGGGGCGGCCGGCCACGGGGGAGGTGACCTTCACCCCGTCCCCCTCCTATGTGGCCCTCGCCCAGGCCCACGGGCAGGCCGGTGTGGTCCAGCCGGTGACGGTCCCGCTGGACTCCCATGGCGCGGTGTCCGTGGATGTGGTGGCCCCCGGGCCCGGTGTCGTCCCTGCCGGGCAGTGGACGTACACGGTGGTGGTACGGGTCACGGGCCTGGGGTCCCGCACGATGCACGTGCTGGTTCCCCAGGGCGGCTCGGTGGACCTGGCCGATGTGGTCGGTGATGCCGAGTCCGGTGCCCGATGCCACTCCGATGCCCTGCAGGCCGGCTCCTCGCGGGAGGGTCGGCGTCTGGAGTCCCTGGAGGCGCGCGTTGAGGAGCTCGCCAAGGAGCGCCCTGCCGGGGACCTGAGCGGCTACCTGCGCACGGAGGTGGCCCAGGCCACCTATGCGACCCGGGCGGCCCTGGAGGAGGCCGTGCGCGCCGCTCGCTCCGTCGGGCCCGTCGGGCCTGCGGGCCCGCGTGGCCCGGAGGGTCGGGCGGGTCAGGCCGGCCCCCGCGGTGCGCAGGGCGAGCGGGGGCAGACCGGTCCTGCGGGTCCCGCCGGTCCGGCAGGGCCCCGCGGAGCGGTGGGACCGGCCGGTCCCGCAGGCCAGGCGGGTCCGCAGGGTCCGGCCGGTGCGCGCGGACCCGCGGGGGTCGGCGTCCTGGTCCTGGACCTCGAGGCTCCCGTCCCCGCCGACACCGCCGAGGGGACCCTCATCATCCGGAGGGCGGCATGA
- a CDS encoding GTPase domain-containing protein, protein MPVPASPRRAEEDVPVSALSRAQLLDVLTDLLHDLDQLDLTLRAEGVEEDRVLHASLTGQVRDQVIPRLQDADIPSIVVVGGSTGAGKSTLVNSILDQEVTEAGVLRPTTRTPVLVVNPEDEESLAGHPLTEACLQVSSPAIPAGLALIDASDLDSVHEANRALAGRLLDAADLWLFVTTAARYGDQTPWATLEEAAGRETPIAVVLNRVPSTILSEVRRDLAARLQTLGLSEAPFFVVPDAGPHEGMLPRESVAEVRDWLQLLAGRHRAAGLVRRAGKGVWTALRTDLARLAEAADAQRAAAQELEGLDTSLRQAAVARLRMDLERGSAGEGATATRWLTLASAGGPLSALAQGNRLRRGFLGRTEKARAQALEVLARDAREALAAHLQAAIVGLLRRSEQTWEEAGAGERATRLLGQGDPPATTIEAWAGYLAANVKAAPKGLSPHSAVDLLVASACGVEGAVSAARRLGLEAQVVEARSLLMEAVEEALTATVPPGAAASLAPASGFAAALRLRAGELKPFTRPGASA, encoded by the coding sequence ATGCCCGTACCTGCTTCCCCGCGCCGCGCTGAGGAAGACGTTCCCGTCTCCGCCCTGTCCCGTGCCCAGCTGCTCGATGTCCTCACCGACCTGCTCCACGACCTCGACCAGCTCGATCTGACGCTGCGCGCCGAGGGCGTGGAGGAGGACCGCGTCCTCCACGCCAGCCTCACCGGCCAGGTGCGCGACCAGGTCATCCCCCGCCTGCAGGACGCCGACATCCCCTCGATCGTCGTCGTCGGCGGCTCCACGGGGGCGGGCAAGTCCACCCTGGTCAACTCGATCCTCGACCAGGAGGTCACCGAGGCCGGGGTCCTGCGCCCCACCACCCGCACCCCGGTCCTGGTGGTCAATCCCGAGGACGAGGAGTCCCTGGCCGGCCACCCCCTCACGGAGGCCTGCCTCCAGGTCTCCTCCCCGGCGATCCCGGCGGGCCTGGCCCTCATCGACGCCTCCGACCTGGACTCGGTGCACGAGGCCAACCGGGCCCTGGCCGGCCGGCTCCTGGACGCCGCTGACCTGTGGCTGTTCGTCACCACCGCCGCCCGCTACGGCGACCAGACGCCCTGGGCCACGCTGGAGGAGGCGGCCGGGCGCGAGACCCCCATCGCCGTGGTGCTCAACCGGGTCCCCTCCACCATCCTGTCGGAGGTGCGCCGCGACCTGGCTGCGCGCCTGCAGACCCTGGGCCTGTCCGAGGCGCCCTTCTTCGTGGTCCCCGATGCGGGCCCCCACGAGGGCATGCTGCCCCGGGAGTCGGTGGCCGAGGTGCGCGACTGGCTCCAGCTCCTGGCCGGCAGGCACCGCGCCGCGGGCCTGGTGCGGCGGGCCGGCAAGGGCGTGTGGACGGCGCTGCGCACCGACCTGGCCCGCCTGGCCGAGGCCGCCGACGCCCAGAGGGCCGCGGCCCAGGAGCTGGAGGGCCTGGACACCTCCCTCAGGCAGGCGGCCGTTGCGAGGCTGCGCATGGACCTGGAGCGCGGATCGGCCGGGGAGGGGGCCACCGCCACCCGCTGGCTCACCCTGGCCTCGGCCGGTGGACCATTGTCGGCACTGGCTCAGGGCAACCGGCTGCGCCGGGGATTCCTGGGACGCACTGAGAAGGCCCGCGCCCAGGCCCTGGAGGTCCTGGCCCGGGACGCGCGCGAGGCCCTGGCCGCCCACCTCCAGGCCGCCATCGTCGGCCTGCTGCGCAGGAGCGAGCAGACCTGGGAGGAGGCCGGGGCCGGCGAGCGCGCCACGCGGCTCCTGGGGCAGGGTGATCCGCCGGCCACCACGATCGAGGCCTGGGCCGGCTACCTGGCGGCCAATGTCAAGGCGGCCCCCAAGGGCCTGAGCCCCCACAGTGCGGTGGACCTGCTCGTGGCCAGCGCCTGCGGGGTCGAGGGCGCCGTCAGTGCGGCACGGCGCCTGGGCCTGGAGGCCCAGGTGGTCGAGGCGCGCTCCTTGCTGATGGAGGCCGTGGAGGAGGCGCTGACCGCTACTGTTCCTCCTGGAGCGGCCGCCTCCCTCGCGCCCGCCTCCGGGTTCGCCGCGGCCCTGCGCCTGCGCGCCGGCGAGCTCAAGCCCTTCACCCGCCCCGGAGCCTCAGCATGA